One window from the genome of Bacilli bacterium encodes:
- the pulA gene encoding type I pullulanase produces MKKNNTIYFLGLIAVLFVSSCGKKDGSSINSDTSVESVTSENTSDNSSTSNTSATTSETPITGTPTSVSLFYHRDDNGYSDYGIWYWTDKVTGSLLPFETYDDNFAVVEIPSTMYEGENGFYLIVRKKSTWDGQSPDFFLDFTQYALNADLTMDVYIISTETLDVEAYPTAKEALGNRIVSATFTSFSTIKATGTAPANQWSLYLNDEQIDEKSGSDSNDVIFNLSTDADLIDKYTIKAVFPDAMDKVRSKAVSATPLFDTSEFDSRYAYNKDDLGATYSSESTTFKLWAPTSYEVTLFVYKVGYTSKETGNILHDVPQKRVPMEYAGQGVYVAVVAGDLDRMYYTYLVNNSNGKNEVIDPYAKSAGPNGHRGQILDFAKYEPENFADTTFSDIASPNDLIVYEMHVQDLTSDSSWNGDEANRGHFLGLIESGTTYTEGQTTVATGFDHIKELGINAVQIMPFYDQSNDELNPAYNWGYNPANYNVLEGGYSSNPKLGEIRVQEFKQVVAGYANAGIRIIMDVVYNHVASFSSSQFQKIVPDYFFRRNADGTLKNESGVGNDIKTEATMMSKYIVDSVKFWASEYHIMGFRFDLMSLIDDSTLQKVDSALKAINPDIVVWGEPWSGGGYMGPAKVYSPALMNTTVAAFNDIGRNAIKGDNNLNGNGSQYGWLQKEPFHNQSNVSYLNGVKGMLAGYMGDYYASTNYTDPSKTVNYVDCHDNFTIFDHLLATMGNNPDVSARASLVANSLVLTSFGTPFFQGGDEIMRSKEYDPTTEIGAVFLATHGGESVKIGDKYYSGNSYNLESTVNSFKWADKIKYKSYFESYKNLIALRRNNLAYKMYDSDDISAHFGYWNNVQDLSYSAIASYNTKASESSGTLYSFYTGMLYGSSTANTNQNTEQTISWGAGDCIVLFDSTGELTGQTISSSISLGSLQTVIVQRLS; encoded by the coding sequence ATGAAAAAAAACAACACAATATATTTTTTAGGACTAATCGCCGTACTTTTTGTTTCTTCATGCGGCAAAAAAGATGGGTCATCTATCAACAGTGACACCAGCGTTGAATCCGTCACTAGTGAAAACACATCGGATAATTCGTCAACAAGTAACACATCGGCGACAACGAGCGAAACACCGATTACGGGAACGCCCACTTCGGTATCGCTGTTCTATCATCGCGATGATAATGGCTACAGCGATTATGGAATTTGGTATTGGACCGACAAAGTTACCGGCAGTCTACTTCCCTTTGAAACGTACGACGATAATTTTGCCGTAGTCGAAATACCGAGCACGATGTACGAGGGCGAAAACGGATTTTATTTAATTGTTCGAAAAAAATCGACATGGGATGGTCAAAGTCCGGATTTTTTTCTCGATTTTACTCAATATGCTTTAAATGCGGATTTGACAATGGATGTTTACATTATTTCAACGGAAACCCTTGATGTTGAGGCCTACCCAACAGCGAAGGAAGCCCTGGGTAATCGCATTGTAAGTGCCACATTTACCTCCTTTTCCACCATTAAAGCCACAGGAACCGCTCCCGCCAATCAATGGTCACTTTATTTGAATGACGAGCAAATTGATGAAAAATCCGGCTCGGATTCTAACGATGTGATTTTTAACTTATCAACCGATGCCGATCTTATAGACAAATACACGATAAAAGCTGTTTTTCCGGATGCTATGGATAAAGTGCGTTCCAAAGCGGTTTCGGCAACACCCCTGTTTGACACCAGCGAATTTGATTCACGCTACGCTTATAATAAGGATGACTTGGGGGCGACTTACAGTTCAGAGTCGACCACTTTTAAACTTTGGGCACCGACCAGTTATGAAGTCACCCTCTTTGTTTACAAAGTCGGCTATACCTCTAAGGAAACGGGGAATATTCTTCACGACGTTCCTCAAAAGCGGGTTCCTATGGAATATGCTGGCCAAGGCGTATATGTGGCTGTGGTGGCGGGTGATTTAGACAGGATGTATTACACTTACCTTGTTAATAACAGCAATGGGAAAAATGAGGTTATCGATCCATACGCTAAAAGTGCCGGGCCCAATGGTCATCGTGGGCAAATTTTGGATTTTGCTAAATATGAGCCGGAAAACTTCGCCGATACGACGTTTTCCGATATTGCTTCTCCCAATGATTTAATCGTTTATGAAATGCATGTCCAGGATTTAACCAGTGATTCCTCCTGGAACGGCGATGAGGCAAATCGCGGACATTTTCTGGGTTTAATCGAGTCGGGAACCACCTATACTGAGGGCCAAACTACGGTTGCCACCGGGTTTGATCATATTAAGGAATTAGGCATTAATGCCGTTCAGATTATGCCTTTTTATGATCAGAGTAATGACGAACTTAACCCGGCCTATAACTGGGGATATAATCCGGCCAACTATAATGTTCTTGAAGGTGGATATTCCTCCAATCCCAAATTAGGCGAAATCCGAGTTCAAGAATTTAAACAGGTTGTCGCCGGTTATGCTAACGCGGGCATTCGGATTATCATGGATGTTGTTTATAATCACGTGGCAAGTTTTTCCAGTTCGCAATTTCAAAAAATAGTTCCGGATTACTTTTTCCGTCGGAACGCGGATGGGACTTTAAAAAACGAATCGGGAGTGGGTAATGACATCAAAACTGAAGCCACGATGATGAGCAAGTACATCGTCGATTCAGTAAAGTTTTGGGCAAGCGAATACCACATCATGGGATTTAGGTTTGACTTGATGAGTTTAATTGACGATTCCACTTTGCAAAAAGTTGATTCCGCCCTCAAAGCGATTAACCCGGATATTGTCGTATGGGGTGAACCATGGAGCGGAGGCGGATACATGGGACCAGCCAAAGTCTATTCGCCGGCTCTTATGAATACCACCGTTGCGGCTTTTAATGATATTGGTCGAAATGCCATAAAGGGTGACAATAATCTGAATGGAAATGGATCCCAATATGGATGGCTTCAAAAAGAGCCGTTTCACAATCAGAGCAATGTCAGCTATTTAAACGGAGTAAAGGGAATGCTGGCCGGGTATATGGGCGATTACTATGCATCCACAAATTACACCGATCCAAGCAAGACGGTTAATTATGTCGATTGTCACGATAATTTTACAATTTTTGATCACTTGCTGGCTACAATGGGGAATAATCCCGATGTTTCGGCACGCGCAAGTTTGGTTGCCAACTCATTGGTTTTGACCTCATTTGGAACGCCGTTTTTCCAAGGCGGCGACGAAATAATGCGTTCAAAGGAATATGATCCAACCACGGAAATCGGCGCTGTTTTTCTTGCCACACATGGGGGCGAATCGGTTAAAATCGGCGATAAGTATTACTCGGGAAATTCATATAATTTGGAAAGTACTGTCAACTCTTTTAAGTGGGCGGATAAGATTAAATACAAAAGCTATTTTGAAAGTTACAAGAATCTGATTGCGCTAAGAAGAAATAACCTCGCTTACAAAATGTATGATAGCGATGATATTTCGGCTCATTTTGGGTATTGGAATAATGTTCAGGATTTATCTTATAGCGCAATTGCCAGTTATAACACAAAGGCATCCGAATCATCCGGCACGCTATATTCATTTTATACCGGAATGCTCTACGGCAGCAGCACGGCAAACACGAATCAAAACACCGAGCAAACGATTTCTTGGGGAGCGGGCGATTGCATTGTCCTATTTGATTCGACAGGAGAACTCACTGGTCAAACTATTTCTTCGTCTATTTCGCTTGGTTCTTTACAAACAGTTATTGTTCAGAGGTTATCCTAA
- a CDS encoding InlB B-repeat-containing protein yields MKKFARTLFVAGLLFGVAGCGGGTSTSSEPSSEPSSEVVTYLVSFWKNTDGGFLSEVEVNAGETVARPTDPTWEGYDFVGWYTDKAYTAEYDFETPVNGDLDLYAKWNIQFVQDPTVYHLIGSFKNTAYPAEWDVTDETTILVDEDLEDAANIFSIDIELGQYAQFKIKDMSTGSAWDDGVYWGVEYVDMESGNAAENVQADNPDSDKENITILHAGAYHIELETQYVNNAPVLSTAVVRINRTGDAVGEGVTPDADPDAVDTWGIIGGFNSWTEDAVSFVATTVAGTELWVRNMFIPAGTEFKVRANGDWVKQFAFGGLTVDASAEGLLIGSSEITDDPETEEVESGYDPASNIKAAVDGIYSFHIVVTDGVAALTGFGHSLADGTFYLAGSFAIGTSWSNQVALTAGEPVVDETTTTYTYTATGLALVTNNELKAKSENTWEISFGTETGNLKVTEDGTYDVTLTIVVTEGSVVVSSTLALSPTAI; encoded by the coding sequence ATGAAAAAGTTTGCGAGAACGTTGTTTGTCGCAGGTTTGTTGTTTGGAGTTGCCGGCTGTGGTGGCGGCACAAGTACATCTAGTGAACCATCATCAGAGCCATCGTCAGAAGTAGTCACTTACTTGGTTTCGTTTTGGAAGAACACGGATGGTGGCTTTCTAAGCGAAGTTGAAGTTAATGCTGGAGAAACAGTTGCTCGGCCAACCGATCCAACTTGGGAAGGCTACGATTTTGTCGGATGGTATACGGATAAAGCTTATACCGCCGAATACGATTTCGAAACTCCGGTGAATGGTGATCTGGATCTCTATGCGAAATGGAATATTCAATTCGTTCAAGATCCAACCGTTTATCACTTAATTGGTAGTTTTAAAAACACTGCCTATCCCGCCGAATGGGATGTCACCGATGAAACGACGATATTGGTTGATGAGGACTTAGAAGATGCGGCAAACATCTTCAGTATTGACATTGAACTTGGTCAATACGCGCAATTTAAGATCAAGGATATGTCGACGGGTTCCGCCTGGGATGACGGTGTCTATTGGGGTGTCGAATATGTCGATATGGAGTCTGGCAATGCGGCTGAGAATGTTCAAGCCGACAACCCGGATTCAGATAAAGAAAATATTACAATACTCCATGCAGGGGCATATCATATTGAACTTGAAACTCAATATGTAAACAATGCTCCAGTCTTATCAACGGCCGTCGTGCGGATCAATCGTACCGGTGATGCCGTTGGTGAAGGCGTTACTCCGGATGCTGATCCCGATGCGGTCGATACTTGGGGAATTATCGGCGGCTTTAACAGCTGGACCGAAGATGCTGTAAGTTTCGTCGCAACGACTGTTGCCGGAACAGAACTTTGGGTTCGCAATATGTTTATTCCGGCTGGAACCGAGTTTAAGGTTCGGGCCAATGGTGATTGGGTTAAACAATTCGCTTTTGGCGGATTAACGGTTGACGCAAGTGCCGAAGGATTGCTTATCGGTTCCTCGGAAATCACCGATGATCCAGAAACGGAAGAAGTTGAATCCGGATATGATCCGGCTTCCAATATCAAAGCGGCCGTTGATGGCATTTATAGTTTCCACATTGTGGTTACGGATGGCGTCGCCGCTCTAACCGGTTTCGGACATAGTTTAGCTGATGGCACGTTCTATCTTGCCGGCTCATTTGCGATTGGGACTTCTTGGAGTAACCAAGTAGCCTTAACTGCTGGTGAACCGGTGGTTGATGAGACAACCACGACTTATACTTATACAGCTACCGGATTAGCGCTTGTTACGAATAATGAACTTAAAGCTAAGTCGGAAAACACCTGGGAAATTTCATTTGGTACCGAAACAGGAAACTTAAAAGTGACCGAAGACGGAACCTATGATGTTACCTTGACGATTGTCGTTACGGAAGGCTCGGTTGTAGTCAGTTCAACGCTTGCCCTTTCGCCGACAGCCATCTAA